Proteins encoded in a region of the Oscillatoria nigro-viridis PCC 7112 genome:
- a CDS encoding ribbon-helix-helix domain-containing protein, which produces MGVTKKAKITFTCEPSLKDGLEEWAQSESRTLSNLIEMLIRQAYEERFSSADRPPDPQPTEPEPTAATAKRGKASKGAS; this is translated from the coding sequence ATGGGAGTTACTAAAAAAGCGAAAATTACATTTACTTGTGAGCCAAGTCTTAAGGACGGTTTAGAGGAATGGGCACAGTCAGAAAGTCGCACTTTATCAAATTTGATAGAAATGCTCATCAGACAGGCTTATGAAGAACGCTTTAGTTCTGCCGATCGTCCCCCCGACCCGCAGCCAACAGAACCGGAGCCAACAGCAGCGACAGCTAAGAGGGGCAAGGCAAGTAAAGGTGCTAGTTGA
- a CDS encoding Uma2 family endonuclease, whose translation MIQTQTKTVTFDEFAAWYPENSVRRYELHKGVIVEMPLGTGPHSRVTGFTRDEISAEIRRLKLPYFIPGDCLLKPIRDEAGYQPDVIVLDQVALANEPRWDRESIITMGSSVRLAVEVVSTNWQDDYHFKFADYEKLGIPEYWVVDYAAKGGRRFVGNPKQPTLSVYQLVDGEYQISQFRGDDLIESLTFPQLKLTAEQIFRAGLPPTEPS comes from the coding sequence ATGATCCAAACCCAAACCAAGACAGTCACATTTGACGAGTTCGCGGCCTGGTATCCAGAGAACTCAGTCCGCCGCTACGAGCTACACAAAGGAGTAATTGTCGAAATGCCTTTAGGAACTGGCCCCCATTCCCGTGTTACAGGTTTTACTAGGGATGAGATCAGTGCAGAAATCAGGCGACTGAAATTGCCTTACTTTATCCCCGGTGACTGTCTGCTTAAACCCATTCGTGATGAGGCAGGTTATCAGCCCGACGTAATTGTCTTAGACCAAGTGGCTCTCGCAAACGAACCGCGCTGGGATAGGGAATCCATCATCACGATGGGGTCTTCTGTACGGCTGGCTGTAGAGGTCGTTAGCACTAATTGGCAGGATGATTACCATTTCAAGTTTGCCGATTATGAAAAATTGGGTATCCCGGAATATTGGGTTGTTGACTATGCTGCAAAAGGTGGCAGGCGGTTCGTTGGCAATCCCAAACAACCCACTCTCTCGGTTTACCAGTTGGTTGACGGCGAGTATCAAATCAGCCAGTTTCGGGGAGATGACCTGATTGAGTCGCTAACTTTCCCACAACTAAAGTTGACAGCCGAACAGATTTTTCGCGCTGGCTTGCCACCAACCGAACCGAGCTAG
- a CDS encoding DUF3854 domain-containing protein, whose product MSTTQSTQESQELDTAQSTPDLKGLGTLCSIDKKSLTPEHEAHISGRGLLNDWVRACCHSASIAQASHYLGYSVKSPGILFMGKDGQVQYRPDIREPKRGKKEPPKYLSPSGEFDAFLPPSPDNPLYWEIEALKREAFYINGVPYILITEGVFKALAGCSNGIPTISLLGVEQGLTGKARDPENQRFLVPALRKLAEAGFGFIIGFDADAATNPNVRAAEKKLAKQLAKFNVPVRSVTGAWAAASVIESGEVKNTKGMDDFIQHKGIEEFRAILTKAKLFGEKESDTEGEKKEKAVTSEIIGDELAEDLRDQLLYSSSHKSWMKYSLEFPGVWTQVADDYVRHIVHNLCRARGVMPNNNFIKNVLGWLQRTLFEFKWLERPSNELLPFEDGILNLLTNEWHEHAPGFRLTWVLPRKYQGSAVHAGWKRIEIWLDQATRGNKRMKDELLAFCAATLRGMSGLQKFLIGTGYGGTGKGTYTQLVTLLVGEQNVWVGKLEDLTKQDKIAELQTKRLAIFDDQEKYTGNLSNFRSMTGGALINGRNLYERSVTFRFPGLALITANQPCFPASALSWLKRRIIQHEFAYTPTKRNRNLVREFEPEISAFTKYLLSIPVAEIERILDPEDQSINGTFWEDRVRADPMAAWLNELVIHDAEAKTAVGADKNEWKDATYVPTNSTLFGSYNHYCTGGGYSAKGKNNFSADLVELCREVLGWKDVSKERAAVGVVIKGLRLRTDTDKGIATVEELLEQKNVDLGQHCVDLNVDLEPLPHKDYVDHVDLTSRSAEKNENTSADSNLILGAGTDSASLDQVTITADAIETLPPPKVYTVYTSHTEQDIQPSQGLHSGLHSGLHSGQHNPEPETAPTPPTAQPAQPIAPSDLKPKSEQAISDADAETIRKLSAQQPTSTLSTGSSQSKLLLLQDYARRIGEALGYQSPATAKAIAEYIQESIVNQDITESELAEVAGIENWQAFTALRNLTENEKNLVEIVQQAIASNDAETAKDVLISLKEVCDSGAADRQKVWNSGLTESEREAFSALIQ is encoded by the coding sequence ATGAGTACCACACAATCTACACAAGAAAGTCAAGAACTTGATACCGCGCAATCCACGCCGGATTTGAAGGGATTAGGAACGCTATGCAGCATTGACAAAAAATCCCTCACCCCCGAACACGAAGCCCACATCTCAGGTAGAGGCTTACTCAATGATTGGGTCCGCGCCTGCTGCCACAGTGCCAGCATCGCCCAAGCTTCACATTATTTGGGGTATTCAGTAAAATCACCGGGCATCCTATTTATGGGGAAAGATGGGCAAGTACAATACCGACCCGATATCCGGGAGCCGAAGCGAGGTAAAAAGGAACCCCCGAAATACCTTTCCCCAAGCGGAGAATTTGACGCTTTCCTCCCCCCATCCCCCGACAACCCGCTCTACTGGGAGATTGAAGCCCTAAAGCGAGAAGCTTTTTATATCAATGGTGTACCCTACATCCTGATTACTGAGGGAGTATTCAAAGCCCTTGCTGGGTGCTCGAATGGCATCCCCACAATTTCCTTGCTGGGAGTAGAGCAAGGCCTGACAGGCAAAGCCCGCGACCCCGAAAATCAGCGATTTCTAGTACCCGCGCTGAGAAAGCTCGCAGAGGCTGGCTTTGGCTTTATCATTGGCTTTGATGCCGATGCGGCCACAAATCCAAATGTGCGGGCGGCCGAGAAGAAATTGGCTAAGCAATTGGCTAAATTCAATGTGCCAGTGAGAAGTGTCACGGGAGCCTGGGCCGCTGCCTCAGTGATTGAGTCCGGCGAGGTGAAAAATACTAAAGGCATGGATGATTTTATTCAGCACAAAGGGATTGAGGAATTCCGAGCAATCCTCACCAAAGCAAAGCTATTTGGTGAGAAAGAGAGTGATACCGAAGGGGAAAAGAAAGAAAAAGCAGTAACATCAGAAATCATCGGAGACGAACTCGCTGAGGACTTGCGCGACCAACTTCTGTATTCAAGTTCTCATAAATCTTGGATGAAATATAGTCTCGAATTCCCAGGAGTTTGGACACAAGTGGCAGATGATTATGTTCGGCACATAGTTCATAATTTGTGTCGAGCGCGGGGAGTAATGCCGAATAACAACTTCATCAAAAATGTTTTGGGCTGGCTCCAGCGCACATTGTTTGAATTTAAATGGTTAGAGCGACCATCAAACGAGCTTCTACCTTTTGAGGATGGCATACTAAACCTTCTAACTAATGAATGGCACGAACACGCCCCAGGATTCAGATTGACTTGGGTGTTACCACGCAAGTATCAAGGTAGCGCCGTTCATGCTGGATGGAAAAGAATTGAAATCTGGCTAGACCAAGCAACTAGGGGCAACAAGCGTATGAAAGATGAGTTGCTTGCCTTCTGTGCCGCTACCTTACGAGGAATGTCTGGGCTCCAAAAATTCTTAATAGGAACTGGATACGGAGGTACGGGGAAAGGGACTTATACTCAATTGGTAACACTGCTTGTAGGCGAACAGAATGTTTGGGTTGGCAAACTTGAAGACCTCACCAAACAAGACAAAATAGCTGAATTACAAACCAAACGGTTAGCTATTTTTGACGACCAAGAAAAATATACAGGCAATCTGTCAAATTTTAGGTCAATGACTGGCGGTGCGTTGATTAACGGTCGCAATCTTTACGAGCGTTCGGTTACTTTTCGATTCCCTGGGTTGGCGCTGATAACCGCTAACCAACCCTGCTTTCCGGCAAGTGCGCTTTCTTGGCTAAAGCGGCGGATTATTCAACACGAATTTGCATATACTCCCACTAAGCGCAATCGTAACTTAGTACGCGAATTCGAGCCAGAAATAAGCGCATTTACCAAGTATTTGCTCTCAATTCCAGTAGCAGAAATTGAGCGGATTCTAGACCCTGAAGACCAATCTATAAATGGCACATTTTGGGAGGATAGGGTACGCGCTGACCCGATGGCTGCATGGCTCAATGAATTAGTGATACATGATGCTGAGGCTAAAACTGCCGTGGGAGCGGACAAAAACGAATGGAAAGATGCAACTTACGTACCAACTAACTCCACCTTGTTTGGCTCCTATAACCATTACTGCACTGGTGGTGGATACAGCGCCAAAGGCAAAAACAACTTCTCAGCAGATTTAGTTGAACTCTGCCGGGAAGTGTTGGGTTGGAAAGATGTAAGCAAAGAGCGAGCGGCGGTTGGGGTAGTAATCAAAGGGTTGAGGTTGCGGACGGATACCGACAAAGGCATCGCGACCGTAGAGGAGTTGCTTGAACAGAAAAATGTAGACCTAGGTCAACACTGTGTAGACTTGAATGTAGACCTAGAACCCTTACCGCATAAGGATTATGTAGACCATGTAGACCTAACTTCAAGAAGTGCAGAAAAAAATGAAAATACTTCTGCTGACTCAAATCTCATTCTTGGCGCTGGCACGGATTCAGCATCACTTGACCAAGTAACGATTACTGCTGATGCTATAGAAACTTTACCCCCCCCCAAGGTCTACACGGTCTACACGAGCCATACAGAGCAAGATATTCAGCCGTCACAAGGTCTACATTCAGGTCTACATTCAGGTCTACATTCAGGTCAGCACAATCCAGAGCCAGAAACAGCACCAACACCGCCAACAGCACAGCCAGCACAGCCGATCGCGCCCTCAGATTTAAAACCTAAATCAGAGCAAGCGATATCCGATGCTGATGCCGAGACTATTAGAAAGTTGTCAGCACAACAGCCGACATCAACGTTGTCAACGGGGTCGTCACAGTCAAAATTATTGTTGCTGCAAGATTATGCCCGACGTATTGGGGAGGCGCTTGGATACCAGTCTCCGGCTACTGCTAAGGCAATCGCTGAGTATATCCAAGAATCGATCGTCAATCAGGACATTACCGAATCTGAGTTAGCCGAGGTCGCTGGGATTGAGAACTGGCAAGCGTTTACTGCGCTTCGGAATTTGACCGAAAACGAAAAAAACTTGGTTGAAATAGTCCAGCAGGCGATCGCAAGCAATGACGCGGAGACAGCAAAAGATGTTTTGATTTCGCTGAAAGAGGTTTGCGATTCTGGTGCTGCCGATCGTCAGAAAGTTTGGAACTCTGGGTTAACCGAATCTGAACGGGAGGCGTTTAGTGCGCTGATTCAGTAG
- a CDS encoding Tn3 family transposase, which translates to MGQALRIMFLLEYISDRSLRQEITACTHNVENYNRH; encoded by the coding sequence ATGGGACAGGCACTGCGAATTATGTTTTTGTTGGAATATATTAGCGATCGCTCTTTACGGCAAGAGATTACTGCTTGTACTCATAACGTGGAGAATTATAACCGCCATTAA
- a CDS encoding RNA-guided endonuclease InsQ/TnpB family protein — MKARYQYRIYPTHQQQQSLAQLFGCCRVVWNDALALCKQFEKKPSSAELQKIVITQAKKTEERAWLSEVSNIPLQQSLADLETAFQNFFNSCKGKRKGRKVQYPKLKKRTNRQSARFRMGGFSFKNGGVYLAKIGIVNPVWSRNLPSEPSSVTVIKDCANRYFLSFVVEVQPIQVEAKNPSIGIDLGIKTFAVMSNSEKAESPSYKKLDRKVRKLQRKLARQPKDSKRRNITRIKLATLHNRITDTRKDFLHKLSTKIVNENQVIILEDLNVSGMLKNRKLSRAISQQGWREFRTLCESKSEKFGREFQVISRWEPTSQVCADCGFKWGKIDLSIRSVVCMSCGTEQDRDENAAKIIEKVGMGNRHDSKRAQRVCQASNG, encoded by the coding sequence ATGAAAGCAAGGTATCAATACAGAATTTATCCGACTCATCAGCAACAGCAGAGTTTAGCTCAGTTGTTTGGATGCTGTCGAGTAGTCTGGAATGATGCCCTAGCGCTCTGCAAACAGTTTGAGAAAAAGCCAAGCTCTGCTGAACTTCAGAAAATAGTAATAACCCAAGCCAAAAAGACCGAAGAAAGAGCTTGGTTAAGTGAAGTTTCTAATATCCCCTTACAGCAGTCTCTAGCTGATTTGGAAACAGCTTTCCAGAACTTTTTCAACTCCTGTAAGGGAAAGCGGAAAGGTCGTAAAGTTCAGTATCCTAAATTAAAAAAAAGAACAAATAGGCAATCAGCGCGATTTAGGATGGGAGGGTTTTCCTTCAAAAATGGGGGTGTCTATTTAGCTAAAATTGGTATTGTCAATCCAGTATGGTCGAGAAATCTACCTTCAGAACCTAGCTCTGTCACAGTAATCAAAGATTGTGCAAACCGTTATTTTTTAAGTTTTGTTGTAGAGGTTCAACCAATTCAAGTCGAAGCTAAAAACCCAAGTATCGGAATTGACTTGGGAATCAAAACCTTTGCAGTAATGAGTAACAGCGAAAAAGCCGAAAGTCCTAGCTACAAAAAGTTAGACCGGAAAGTTCGCAAACTCCAACGCAAGTTAGCCCGCCAGCCCAAAGATTCCAAAAGGAGAAATATAACTCGAATCAAGCTCGCCACACTACACAATCGTATTACGGACACCCGTAAAGATTTCCTGCATAAATTATCAACCAAAATCGTCAACGAAAACCAAGTGATTATTCTGGAAGATTTGAACGTGTCAGGAATGCTGAAGAATCGGAAACTCTCAAGGGCGATTAGCCAACAAGGATGGAGAGAATTTAGAACTCTCTGTGAATCCAAATCCGAAAAATTTGGCAGAGAGTTTCAAGTAATTAGTAGGTGGGAACCTACTAGCCAAGTCTGTGCGGACTGTGGCTTTAAGTGGGGAAAAATTGATTTGTCTATTCGTTCAGTGGTTTGCATGAGTTGTGGTACTGAGCAAGACAGAGATGAGAATGCGGCTAAAATTATAGAGAAAGTCGGGATGGGGAATCGCCACGACTCTAAACGGGCGCAGAGGGTTTGTCAGGCTAGCAACGGTTAG